A single genomic interval of Gouania willdenowi chromosome 22, fGouWil2.1, whole genome shotgun sequence harbors:
- the zfyve21 gene encoding zinc finger FYVE domain-containing protein 21 isoform X1, whose product MLGGSSLLSVSRCRMTEVPAIDMSAVPDGKKLVRSPSGLRMLPENGAFFSPFSLEEPRWVPDRECARCMQCDTKFDFIRRKHHCRRCGRCFCDKCCSKKVALPRMCFVDPVRQCSECSLVSQKEAEFYDKQLKVLLGGGTFVVTLGTSEKCETMTCRLSNNHRYLFLDGESHFEVELSRISSMQILIEGSSPGETDIHTYTSLLDSQLICEAGTGRPSGMLLHYKPMSSQDVQQLRVEAADDKKEASTWLMAMHKAAKLLYEARDQ is encoded by the exons ATGCTAGGCGGATCTTCTCTGCTGTCAGTCTCTCGGTGTCGGATGACGGAGGTCCCGGCGATAGACATGTCGGCGGTACCGGATGGTAAGAAGCTGGTCCGTAGCCCGAGTGGACTCCGCATGCTGCCGGAGAACGGAGCCTTTTTCAGCCCGTTCTCCCTGGAAGAACCGCGATGGGTCCCTGACCGAGAG TGTGCCAGATGTATGCAGTGTGACACAAAGTTCGACTTCATCAGGAGAAAG CATCACTGTCGGCGCTGCGGACGCTGCTTCTGTGATAAATGCTGCAGTAAGAAGGTGGCGCTGCCTCGCATGTGCTTCGTGGATCCGGTGCGTCAGTGCTCTGAGTGCAGCTTGGTATCGCAGAAAGAGGCAGAGTTCTATGACAAACAGCTCAAAGTGCTGCTGGGAG GAGGAACGTTTGTGGTCACTTTGGGGACGTCAGAGAAGTGTGAGACGATGACGTGTCGCCTCTCCAACAACCACAG GTACCTGTTCCTGGACGGGGAGAGTCATTTTGAGGTGGAGCTGTCTCGGATCTCCAGCATGCAGATACTGATAGAAGGCTCGAGTCCAGGAG AAACTGACATTCACACTTACACCAGTCTGCTGGACAGTCAGCTAATCTGTGAAG CGGGGACGGGGCGTCCCAGTGGAATGCTGCTGCACTACAAGCCCATGAGCTCTCAGGACGTCCAGCAGCTCCGTGTGGAGGCGGCCGACGATAAGAAGGAGGCGTCGACCTGGCTCATGGCCATGCACAAG GCGGCCAAACTCCTGTACGAAGCTCGAGACCAGTGA
- the zfyve21 gene encoding zinc finger FYVE domain-containing protein 21 isoform X2: protein MLGGSSLLSVSRCRMTEVPAIDMSAVPDGKKLVRSPSGLRMLPENGAFFSPFSLEEPRWVPDRECARCMQCDTKFDFIRRKHHCRRCGRCFCDKCCSKKVALPRMCFVDPVRQCSECSLVSQKEAEFYDKQLKVLLGGGTFVVTLGTSEKCETMTCRLSNNHRYLFLDGESHFEVELSRISSMQILIEGSSPGAGTGRPSGMLLHYKPMSSQDVQQLRVEAADDKKEASTWLMAMHKAAKLLYEARDQ from the exons ATGCTAGGCGGATCTTCTCTGCTGTCAGTCTCTCGGTGTCGGATGACGGAGGTCCCGGCGATAGACATGTCGGCGGTACCGGATGGTAAGAAGCTGGTCCGTAGCCCGAGTGGACTCCGCATGCTGCCGGAGAACGGAGCCTTTTTCAGCCCGTTCTCCCTGGAAGAACCGCGATGGGTCCCTGACCGAGAG TGTGCCAGATGTATGCAGTGTGACACAAAGTTCGACTTCATCAGGAGAAAG CATCACTGTCGGCGCTGCGGACGCTGCTTCTGTGATAAATGCTGCAGTAAGAAGGTGGCGCTGCCTCGCATGTGCTTCGTGGATCCGGTGCGTCAGTGCTCTGAGTGCAGCTTGGTATCGCAGAAAGAGGCAGAGTTCTATGACAAACAGCTCAAAGTGCTGCTGGGAG GAGGAACGTTTGTGGTCACTTTGGGGACGTCAGAGAAGTGTGAGACGATGACGTGTCGCCTCTCCAACAACCACAG GTACCTGTTCCTGGACGGGGAGAGTCATTTTGAGGTGGAGCTGTCTCGGATCTCCAGCATGCAGATACTGATAGAAGGCTCGAGTCCAGGAG CGGGGACGGGGCGTCCCAGTGGAATGCTGCTGCACTACAAGCCCATGAGCTCTCAGGACGTCCAGCAGCTCCGTGTGGAGGCGGCCGACGATAAGAAGGAGGCGTCGACCTGGCTCATGGCCATGCACAAG GCGGCCAAACTCCTGTACGAAGCTCGAGACCAGTGA